From one Coffea eugenioides isolate CCC68of chromosome 11, Ceug_1.0, whole genome shotgun sequence genomic stretch:
- the LOC113752622 gene encoding cytochrome P450 CYP749A22-like, whose amino-acid sequence MSPTVIFTERRANKETEVGLWLILPANTDILIPILAIHHDPQIWGADSHLFKPERFQGGIAGSTNTNIAAFLPFDRGARACLGLNFTYIYSFPGSYPFPHSTNRDSSNPAFPLMFYNSIPDCKEPFACITMPKVPDKRVDTTNGIFYKICWAPIHMQYVMRAQGIKGPPYKFLYGNTKEILSMKSKSMSCPMVDISHDIFPRIQPHVYAWRNLYELIREILSNKEGAYPKIKANSLVKKLIGDGLVMTEGEKWLKLRKLANHAFHAESLKDMVPAMIESVETVLEKWRCHDGKEIEVYEEFRHLTSEVISRTAFGSSYLEGKNIFEMLMQLGFFIFKNDAKIRFLEDWKIFRSADDIASEKIEESLRNSIMSIVNKREEGVKTGKADSYGNDFLGSLLKAHHAADIKYRITIDDIVDECKTFYLAGHETISSALTWTIFLLAIHTDWQEKARNEVFEFFGHEKPKPDFIARLRNMTMIINETMRLYSPATNIVRRVGSEVKLGKLTLPADMDINILPCAIHCDSEIWGADAFLFKPERFAEGVAKATNYNTMAYLPFGFGPRTCVGLNFATNEVKIALSMMLQRFKFTLSPNYVHSPFTVLTLRPERGVPIVLNPL is encoded by the exons ATGAGTCCTACTGTGATTTTCACTGAAAGAAGAGCTAACAAAGAGACTGAAGTTGGGTTGTGGCTCATTCTTCCAGCCAATACAGACATCCTAATTCCAATTTTGGCAATTCATCATGACCCCCAAATATGGGGTGCAGATTCACATCTTTTCAAACCAGAAAGATTTCAAGGAGGGATTGCTGGATCCACCAATACCAACATAGCAGCATTTTTGCCATTTGATCGGGGAGCTCGAGCTTGTCTTGGCTTGAACTTTACCTATATATACTCATTCCCCGGTTCATATCCTTTCCCTCACTCCACAAACCGGGATTCAAGTAATCCTGCGTTCCCTCTGATGTTCTACAATTCAATTCCAGATT GCAAAGAACCATTTGCATGTATAACTATGCCAAAAGTGCCAGACAAAAGAGTTGATACAACAAACGG AATTTTCTACAAGATTTGCTGGGCTCCAATTCATATGCAATATGTCATGAGGGCGCAGGGAATCAAAGGTCCTCCTTACAAGTTTTTATATGGGAACACAAAAGAAATCCTTAGCATGAAAAGCAAATCCATGAGCTGCCCCATGGTCGATATTTCACATGACATATTTCCCAGAATCCAGCCTCATGTGTATGCGTGGAGGAATTTATATG AGTTAATTCGAGAAATTCTAAGCAATAAAGAGGGTGCCTACCCAAAAATCAAAGCTAACAGCCTTGTCAAAAAGCTGATAGGAGATGGGCTCGTCATGACAGAAGGAGAGAAGTGGTTGAAGCTTCGGAAGCTGGCAAATCATGCTTTCCATGCAGAAAGCTTAAAG GATATGGTTCCAGCAATGATCGAAAGTGTGGAAACTGTGCTTGAAAAGTGGAGATGTCATGATGGCAAGGAAATTGAAGTATATGAAGAATTCAGGCATTTGACCTCAGAGGTTATCTCCAGGACAGCTTTTGGAAGCAGCTACTTAGAAGGCAAGAACATATTTGAAATGTTGATGCAGCTTGGTTTCTTCATTTTCAAAAATGATGCCAAAATTCGGTTCCTCGAGGATTG GAAAATTTTCCGCTCAGCTGATGATATTGCATCAGAAAAAATCGAAGAATCGCTTCGGAACTCAATCATGTCGATTGTAAATAAGAGAGAAGAAGGGGTAAAGACAGGAAAAGCAGACAGTTACGGGAACGATTTTCTTGGTTCACTTCTTAAAGCTCACCATGCTGCAGATATAAAATACAGGATTACAATAGACGATATTGTGGACGAATGCAAGACATTTTACCTTGCAGGACATGAAACAATAAGCTCTGCCCTAACCTGGACTATTTTCCTCTTGGCAATCCACACAGATTGGCAAGAAAAAGCAAGAAACGAAGTGTTTGAATTCTTTGGCCACGAAAAACCAAAACCAGACTTCATTGCTAGACTAAGAAAT ATGACCATGATCATCAATGAAACTATGAGGCTGTACTCTCCTGCAACGAATATTGTGAGAAGAGTCGGAAGTGAAGTGAAACTCGGAAAGCTGACACTTCCAGCTGATATGGATATCAATATTCTACCTTGTGCAATCCACTGTGATTCAGAGATATGGGGAGCAGACGCTTTTCTTTTCAAGCCAGAGAGATTTGCAGAAGGGGTAGCTAAAGCAACGAATTACAATACCATGGCATATCTTCCATTTGGCTTTGGACCGAGGACTTGCGTGGGGTTGAACTTTGCTACTAATGAAGTCAAGATCGCACTCTCAATGATGTTGCAGCGTTTCAAGTTCACCCTTTCTCCAAATTACGTCCATTCGCCTTTTACAGTTCTTACACTTCGCCCCGAGCGAGGAGTTCCGATTGTGTTGAATCCACTCTGA